The genomic segment CCCGGACGTCAAAGGCCTTGCGCCCCTGCAACACGCCCCCCATCGtcccctcgtcgacgccgctcgcggtccacgccgccgccaggtTGCTCGCCGCGATCCTCTCAGCCCCGGCCCTCGTCCCGACGCTCCTCCGGGAAAAATCAAactccctcgccgtcgtccgcacctggaaggggaagaagccgTAACCGCCGTGCCATTGCGCGCCCGCCAACGCGCGCAGCCGCCCCGACTCCGAGAAGGACCGTTCACACGCCGCGGCGGAGTGCTGCGACTCCGGCAACACGAGGGTCGCAAGATAGGCGTTGCCCGGGTGGACGAGCAGCGAGACGAGCGAGGAGAGTAGAGACGTGCACTGCTTTAGGGCGAGCTTGTCGGAGCAGGACTTGGATGTCGTCGGGGGCGCGTCGCCGCGGGCCGGCTTGCggcggacgacgccgagctgggAGAAGTAAGCGCGCCCGGGAAGGGattcggcgtcggcggccccTGGAACGGACGCGGAAGCAGAGTCCGGGACCTGCCACGGCGAGGCATCGTCCTGTGCCGCCATGGTGAGTTCCATGCTCGCATCGCCACAGGGGGCTTCAGAGCAGTACATGTGCAGCTTAACgtcgtccttgatggcgaACGGCTGGGGCGAGTCGGTGGAAATCTCTGATGGTTCACGCTTCCTGATGAagcccgaggcggcgcctTGAAGGTGGCTGTTGCACTCGTCCAAGAGATAGCGGTTGAAAGCGCGAATGGCGAGGATCTCGGCATGCCAGTCATGCAGAGCGTTGCCTTTCGCTAGTGGGAGTTTACTTGCGGGGAGGCACTTCATTCCCGTCCTATGAGTCCGTTAGTCTGGCAGTCTATAGAGGATAGTGGGAGTGGACATGAAGTGGTTTCGTCATTGGCGTATCGAGCCACGAGTCGCATGACGCCGAGATCCAGCATTCTATAAATGTAGTCGAGACAGTAAATCACATAAATGTTACTCTCTCGGTAGTTTAAACTTGAACTAGAAAGTGTGAATCAAAATCCGCCACCACACACTTACGCAAGTGAAAGACACGTCAAAACACCGTCCctctcggcgacgatgccgctCAAGGGAACCCATTCGTGTAGTCCATTGTCCCTGACTTGAGGCCTGCGCTTCGCCGGGAGCCTCTGGAACTGCCGCAGGACCAAGGCGGCGACTTGTTCGGGGTCCGTCGCCATTTGCAGCCGTATTCTGTCAGTGAGAggtctcgtcgccctcaGCCAGCCGGTCATCCCGAGTTGAACGTTAACATTCCCGTTCCCGGGCTCACGTCCGGAGCCGTTCGGATCGACTGAGTAAGTGGGCCTACCGAGTCCAGTGCCGGGCTCTGCCCAGGCTTCCAAGCACCCTGGCGCTGAAGCGGTTGCGCCACAGTTCATACTCCCCACGCAGGGCAAACGTGCACCAGCCACCTCTTCAAGGCACAAAAACCCTGCCTGGACAGTCATCACCCACCCACGTGACGGGCTCGGTTAAGCGAAGGCGACAGTGTGGGGCCCAGGGCACACTTTCCCTCCCGGGACCACACCTTCCTGCGCCCGCCTCCAGAGTCGAAAATTGAGATTCTCGCGAAAGAGCGCCGTCGTTCACCCTCCCGCCTTCCCCCCCGAACCCTTCGACCACATCACCGACAAGTCAGCAAACGTTCGCATTCAACACCGCCAATGTACGTGCAATAGCCTCCTCTGCTCCTCCAAACCGCGTGAGAGTCTTGCGCACCCCCGGTCGCTCGTCTAGCTATATCGACAACCTTTTCCCGACCGACACATTTTGCGAAACCTCTTTCTCGACAATCACTCTCCGCATTAGCTAGACGAGGAACCGGATCGAAGGGTGCAGAAGACAGGAGAAAGCTTGACTGCGTTTGGATTTGGTTCTGACAGTTTATTTCAAGATGCGCACGTACGACGACACGTTCTCGGGCCAGAGAATCTACCCTGGCAAGGTACGATGACACAACCCTCCTTCCCATCCTCTACGGTGTCATCTCTCTCGTCGATCGGGGGAACTTTTTTGAAGCTGCTGGGCAGCAAGAGAAGAAGTCTGAGGTGGACAGGCGAGCATGCGGGCCTCGCGATCGGCTGGACAGAAAGAGCCTGGACATCCTCGATCGACGGCAGGGGGAAATGATCGAAAGAGAGCATGGGCGAGGCAATGGACATAAAAGGACAAATGCGCTGACGAGACTCTGAACTGCAGGGTAAGCTCTACGTCCGTGGTGACAGCAAGATCTTCCGTTTCCAGAACGGAAAGTCCGAGTCCCTTTTCCTCCAGCGCAAGAACCCCCGCCGCATTGCCTGGACCGTCCTGTACCGTCGCCAGCACCGCAAGGGTATCTCCGAGGTGCGTATCCCAGTTCCCGTCCTGcgcgacgccgcccccgcGGCCCCGAGCAGATGACTGACCCCCCTCACAGGAGGTCGCCAAGAAGCGCACCCGCCGCACCGTCAAGGCCCAGCGTGCCATCGTTGGTGCCTCGCTCGACGTGATCAAGGAGAAGCGCAACCTTCGCCCCGAGGCCcgctccgccgcccgcgccgccgccatcaaggagtccaaggacaagaagactgccgccgccgctgccaagaaggccgagaaggccaagaacgctgccgccggtggcAAGAAGG from the Colletotrichum destructivum chromosome 10, complete sequence genome contains:
- a CDS encoding Putative adenosine deaminase/editase, tRNA-specific adenosine deaminase 1, translated to MNCGATASAPGCLEAWAEPGTGLGRPTYSVDPNGSGREPGNGNVNVQLGMTGWLRATRPLTDRIRLQMATDPEQVAALVLRQFQRLPAKRRPQVRDNGLHEWVPLSGIVAERDGVLTCLSLATGMKCLPASKLPLAKGNALHDWHAEILAIRAFNRYLLDECNSHLQGAASGFIRKREPSEISTDSPQPFAIKDDVKLHMYCSEAPCGDASMELTMAAQDDASPWQVPDSASASVPGAADAESLPGRAYFSQLGVVRRKPARGDAPPTTSKSCSDKLALKQCTSLLSSLVSLLVHPGNAYLATLVLPESQHSAAACERSFSESGRLRALAGAQWHGGYGFFPFQVRTTAREFDFSRRSVGTRAGAERIAASNLAAAWTASGVDEGTMGGVLQGRKAFDVRGASLVSRRRMWELAAALTGRLEGDGAELLRRAVDIETYAQVKGGELLADRREAKRIARKEGLAGWVVNVGDDGFSRL
- a CDS encoding Putative ribosomal protein L24e/L24 superfamily: MRTYDDTFSGQRIYPGKGKLYVRGDSKIFRFQNGKSESLFLQRKNPRRIAWTVLYRRQHRKGISEEVAKKRTRRTVKAQRAIVGASLDVIKEKRNLRPEARSAARAAAIKESKDKKTAAAAAKKAEKAKNAAAGGKKAPIASKQGSKGAAPKVQARTR